The Astyanax mexicanus isolate ESR-SI-001 chromosome 4, AstMex3_surface, whole genome shotgun sequence genome segment AGGGGGGTTGTTGGTGTTTGGACAAAGTGATATATTTTTTACCTCAAAAAGGGGGTCACACAGTGAAGAGTGTAAAGAATCCCAGCTCAAAACGTAAATCAGATGTAGCTAATAAACTAGAAATGGGTAAAAACTGCAACTGTTTGTGTATGCAGGAGAACGGGCGAAGGCAGAAGTCCCATGTGTGTGAATCATTTGATCACCTGTATGCACTGCTggaggagagaaaaggagaacTGACTCTAAAAATCACCTCAGAACAGCAGGAGAAACTGGATTACATCAAAGGCCTACAgcgcaggtacacacacacacacacagatacacacagaagGGTAATTATAGTTGTTACATAATTGCAAAGTACTTGTGTGTCTCTTGTTTACTGTAATCCAgggtttttaagttttttttatctctgtctcATTTTTTGTGCTTGTagtgtttaaagtttttttaaagacatGCGCACAGATTGTATAACTATTGTACGTTGTTTGAAACCAAATCAGCCTATCGATCTATACAGATACACAGAGCACCTGGACAACAGTACCAAGCTGGTGGAGACAGGAATTCAAACCATGGAGGAACCAGAGATGGCCGTCTTTCTacaggttacacacacacacacacacacacacacacacacacagacatacacacagacacactttatttattactttagaTAAATACACTCATCATTAAAAGAATTGTTGCACCCTGAAGCAATGATAAATgattgcaaaatgaattaaattaattgatatgggcaatatttattgagctacacatacaggagTAGTGACTCTCAGTATGGGGTTGCAagctgtagaggttccttatGTGTCCTGTGATCATCCATTCCATTCAATGTGAATATActcacacagtttctgcagattgtgcagccgtctgccaatggtgccgGCACTAGCAGGATAAGTCACAGATGCTGGCAACACAACAGCACAAGTCTAAATGTACTCATGCGCACAGGCCCGTTGCAGGAAGGCCAACCTGGGTTGAAAACGACTAGATATGAATTTAATGCAACAACATAGTGTATATtgtactatataatatattaagcaGTCATTTATCTCCTTCGTGCTCTGTCTTTATGTCTTCTCTTTCTCTAACAGGCTACCAAACCCTTGCTGCAGAAGTGAGTATACCCAGATgcactaaacataaatacatgaGCATAGGTACAATATTTTAAGTCTTTAACTTGTAAACCTGTTCTCTTTTCTCTCAGAATAGCGGAGGGAAGAAACACCTCTCATCTGGAGAAGTTGGAGCGTGGCTATGAGAATATGGATCATTTCAGAGCCAATTTCCGACAGGAGAGGGCATCCATCCTCAATATTGACTTTGTCAGAGGTATGTTTgagtgtgtatacatatatatcaatataacatagaacaaatttaattggaaaatgtCATAACTGAATACACCAATATGTAATGGGTGAGGGGGCCTACCTTTTAGGCTGTATCTGAAACATAACCACCATCTTAAATGCTGCCATGTTTGTTTTCTGAAATTAAAGTCCTGCGACTTTTGACTCATCCTGTATATAGGTGTATAATAGTGCAAAAAAGACAATTTGGTACGATTTCTGTACAGTGGGTGGAAAAAGAGGCTGGGTTTCCTTTTGTTAAGAGTTGTGCAACTTTCAGAATGCTCCATGTACTGTtagatatttttatgtttattactgTAAAATACAACACTGACATAAGTGCAGTAAGACGAGTGTTATgatttgtttaatataaaagagGAAAATAGCTTTGGTGGTAGGTAGGGATAGCTGGTATTCTGCATAATATCACATTTAGTAAATTCATTAGAATACAATGGAATGCAAATATTTCCATATACTGTATTACACTGTCCTCTATGTTTAGGAAAGGTCATAATAAAGCTGAAGAACAAAACTGAGCCACCTTTCCTGTGGttcaaatgcaaaataaaaaaaaatattagataaaaTAAGACTTGTGCATTTCGAAGCAGTATATCACACTTCATTGTCAATAACAATGTGCACTTTATACAGTTATCAGCATGTCTGGATGATTCTGGAATATGCATTAACCTTTTCCAAGTACTTCCACAAACATACACCACAGCACCAACACATTGCCACCTGCTCTCCAGGGCTATGGTTGTAGAGGCAGGCAGAGTCTCAAAGTGTGTTTCCACTCAAACCTAACCATACTTAATCACACATTTTCTCCTTCTAAGACTAAGAATTTATGATGCCTATTTAAGTGTAAGTAAAATAATCAATTGTTAGATTGGCCAAGtggaacaaaaaaggaaaaaagagagagatagagagagagagatttaatccaagtatgtgtgtgagtgtaggtcTGTGTCATTGATACATTGAAAAAGTAACAGTGCACTCTTTCATCTTTGCAGAAGAGGATGAGgctggagatgatgatgatgaaaacgatgatgacgatgataagGAAGAGGGTAATGTGCAGGACAGGTCTCCAGCTCAGGCATCTGGAGCAGTAAACCCTGCCCCTTCCCACCAGAACCCAACCAGTCCAGATTCCACACCTGCCACACCCAGCAAATCTGAGCAGACTCCAGTACCGACCCGCGCACAAACACCAATAACCAGCTCAGGACTCAACACACCTTTATCCCATCCTACTCCAGGTCCTGCCCAAACCACAAACACCAGTGCAACACAGAGTACACCCTCGGCCACGCCCACCTCTGGCCCCACCCACAACCCTCCAGCCAGTACTGCAACAGAGGTAAACAAACCGAAACGAAACCAAAAGCAATGCTGCATTCAAAGCAGTGAATATTCTACACGTTCTACACA includes the following:
- the trim55a gene encoding tripartite motif-containing protein 55a; translated protein: MDNLEKQLICPICLEMFTKPVVILPCQHNLCRKCANDIFQASNPYLPTRGGSTVGSGGRFRCPSCRHEVVLDRHGVYGLQRNLLVENIIDMYKQETISTSSKVEPEQKPGVLMCEVHEEEKINIYCVTCSVPTCSLCKVFGAHQTCEVAPLNTVYDNQKVELSEGVAMLVGNNDRIQAIITLMEESCRTVEENGRRQKSHVCESFDHLYALLEERKGELTLKITSEQQEKLDYIKGLQRRYTEHLDNSTKLVETGIQTMEEPEMAVFLQATKPLLQKIAEGRNTSHLEKLERGYENMDHFRANFRQERASILNIDFVREEDEAGDDDDENDDDDDKEEGNVQDRSPAQASGAVNPAPSHQNPTSPDSTPATPSKSEQTPVPTRAQTPITSSGLNTPLSHPTPGPAQTTNTSATQSTPSATPTSGPTHNPPASTATEASSSLHGGSSALSSEEDQPRHVFSFSWLNTAK